The Aggregatilinea lenta genome includes a region encoding these proteins:
- a CDS encoding LacI family DNA-binding transcriptional regulator, translating to MTKRPQSLEDIAAKAGVSRSTVSRIINNTSGVSERTRQRVLKVIAQEGFAPNPSARALVTRRTQVISVVIPLAPLTFFEDTFYFPTLLQGISMTTSKRDHAMMLWLLQSEEEHHTFYRRIVTNRLMDGVVIASATRDEPLIEYFLESGIPFVMVERPSYHLDQISFVSIDNEASAYNAVTHLIALGRRRIGHITGNLGIADGVDRVRGYERALATAGLPVDQTLIVEGNFSHNAGYLGAKQLVEQHVDAIFAANDITARGVLQALHEIHIRVPDDIALIGFDDLPTASQLRPRLTTVRHPVQEKGQMAASILLDLIEDPGSGPHQVTLPTQLIVRDSCVTVGPL from the coding sequence TTGACCAAACGACCACAGAGTCTTGAGGACATCGCGGCCAAAGCCGGTGTCTCACGATCAACTGTATCTCGCATCATCAACAATACGTCTGGGGTCAGCGAGAGAACACGTCAGCGTGTGTTAAAGGTCATTGCCCAAGAAGGTTTCGCCCCTAATCCGTCTGCGCGAGCACTGGTCACCCGGCGCACACAGGTAATCAGTGTGGTAATCCCATTAGCGCCCCTCACTTTCTTCGAAGATACCTTCTATTTTCCTACGCTGCTGCAAGGTATTTCCATGACGACCAGCAAGCGCGATCACGCCATGATGCTGTGGCTACTTCAAAGCGAAGAAGAGCATCATACTTTCTACCGGCGTATTGTGACTAATCGCCTGATGGACGGCGTCGTTATCGCTTCGGCCACGCGGGACGAGCCGCTCATCGAGTACTTTCTCGAAAGTGGCATACCCTTTGTCATGGTCGAGCGTCCGAGCTATCATCTCGATCAAATCAGCTTCGTTTCGATTGATAACGAGGCGTCGGCGTACAACGCCGTGACTCATCTGATCGCGCTCGGACGACGACGTATCGGGCACATTACCGGCAACCTGGGCATAGCTGACGGCGTGGACCGGGTCCGAGGATACGAGCGTGCACTGGCTACTGCCGGTCTTCCCGTCGACCAGACGCTCATTGTCGAGGGTAATTTCTCGCACAATGCTGGGTACCTGGGCGCGAAACAGCTCGTGGAACAGCATGTCGATGCAATTTTTGCAGCGAACGACATCACCGCGCGCGGGGTTTTACAGGCACTGCACGAAATCCACATCCGCGTCCCGGATGATATTGCCCTGATTGGTTTTGACGACTTACCGACCGCCAGCCAACTCAGACCCCGGCTCACTACTGTGCGGCATCCCGTGCAGGAGAAGGGTCAAATGGCAGCATCCATCCTGCTCGATTTGATTGAAGATCCTGGCAGCGGTCCCCATCAGGTGACGCTGCCCACCCAATTAATCGTGCGTGACTCGTGCGTGACGGTGGGACCTTTATAA
- a CDS encoding beta-mannosidase: protein MPSVFLSSPWKLNDFAPGEGLDAGAFQVSFDDNAWLPVDVPGGVHPALIAAGRIEDPFYDRNEEQCAWIEDREWWYRLTFDGPAEPLAAGERWRLIFHGLDTFVTIWLNGEKLGQHQNMFREAAFDVSDRLLPNQPNTLALCFDRPLAHTEGFEQFKTEWQWKHEPRVFMRKAQFSYGWDWGPRLPEVGIWRPVELRRESRAAIAGVHFYTLEIDRDQNRAVVAVRVEADRFAAQGALAASVRLDRAGASPVTATIPLHGEGERVSGTAYLTVEDAALWWTHDLGEPALYALQVTLAQDGVELDQHAQQVGIRTIELDQSPDPAEPGTRFFRFVLNGVPLFAKGADWIPADSFVGTIPSERYESLLSTACDAHMNMLRVWGGGIYEHDVFYDLCDRMGLLIWQDFMFACALYPEDEPEFVSEVEAEARYQVARLRSHPCMAVWCGNNENQWIFDQVFWQKHLAYIPGSLYYDEILPRACAELDGQIPYWPGSPYGGNDHNSMTDGDRHNWDVWHGASPRKFGEEPKVDYSAEGVSYRRYANDTARFVSEFGMHAAPVFETLRRNIPADQLYHHSPSMDHHNKDNPKNKGDRLMEGVTGVPKDLDEYIDFSMIAQAEGLKFGIEHFRRRKPHCSGTLFWQLNDCWPVLSWSVVDYYGFGKAGYFYAKRVYAPVLASFKALDDGSVELWITNDRLAALDDTVTIRLRAFDGQTFWQREEAVSLEPNSSACVVRLAAENLAAGPDRYLSVQSASGLFPANRHFFVPIMDLQRDALPVSVTVEAVDEHTLNVHISADKYAYFVNLSVPHEGTAFSDNYFDLEPGEQRTITVTNANVPLRPDMLTVKSR from the coding sequence ATGCCCAGCGTGTTTTTATCGTCCCCCTGGAAGTTGAATGATTTTGCCCCCGGCGAAGGACTGGACGCCGGGGCATTTCAGGTCAGTTTTGATGACAACGCGTGGCTGCCGGTCGATGTGCCGGGCGGCGTCCATCCCGCGCTCATCGCTGCCGGGCGCATCGAAGACCCGTTTTACGACCGGAACGAAGAACAGTGCGCCTGGATCGAGGATCGTGAGTGGTGGTACCGCCTGACGTTCGACGGCCCGGCGGAGCCGCTGGCGGCGGGCGAGCGGTGGCGCCTGATCTTTCACGGGCTGGACACGTTTGTAACCATCTGGCTCAACGGCGAGAAACTGGGCCAGCACCAGAACATGTTCCGCGAGGCGGCGTTCGACGTCAGCGACAGGCTGCTGCCCAACCAGCCCAACACCCTCGCGCTGTGCTTCGATCGCCCGCTGGCCCACACCGAAGGCTTCGAGCAGTTCAAGACGGAATGGCAGTGGAAACACGAGCCGCGCGTCTTCATGCGCAAAGCCCAGTTCAGCTACGGTTGGGACTGGGGTCCACGCCTGCCGGAAGTAGGCATCTGGCGTCCGGTCGAGCTGCGCCGCGAGTCCCGCGCCGCGATCGCGGGGGTGCACTTCTACACGCTCGAAATCGACCGCGACCAGAACCGTGCCGTCGTCGCCGTGCGGGTCGAGGCCGACCGTTTCGCCGCGCAGGGCGCGCTGGCGGCCAGCGTCCGGCTGGACCGCGCAGGCGCGTCGCCCGTTACCGCGACGATCCCGCTGCACGGTGAGGGCGAGCGCGTTAGCGGCACGGCCTACCTGACGGTCGAAGACGCCGCGCTGTGGTGGACGCATGACCTCGGTGAGCCTGCGCTGTATGCGCTTCAGGTCACGCTGGCGCAGGACGGCGTCGAGCTGGACCAACACGCCCAGCAGGTCGGCATCCGCACCATCGAGCTGGACCAGTCGCCCGACCCCGCCGAGCCGGGCACGCGCTTCTTCCGCTTCGTGCTTAACGGCGTGCCGCTTTTTGCCAAGGGCGCAGACTGGATTCCGGCGGACTCCTTCGTCGGCACAATTCCGTCCGAGCGGTACGAATCCCTGCTGAGCACCGCGTGCGATGCCCACATGAACATGCTGCGCGTCTGGGGCGGCGGCATCTACGAGCACGACGTGTTTTACGACCTGTGCGACCGGATGGGCCTGCTGATCTGGCAGGACTTCATGTTCGCCTGCGCCCTCTACCCCGAAGACGAGCCGGAGTTCGTGTCGGAGGTCGAGGCCGAAGCCCGCTATCAGGTCGCCCGCCTGCGCTCGCACCCGTGTATGGCGGTGTGGTGCGGCAACAACGAAAACCAGTGGATCTTCGATCAGGTCTTCTGGCAGAAGCACCTGGCGTATATCCCCGGCTCGCTCTACTACGACGAGATCCTGCCGCGCGCCTGCGCCGAGCTGGACGGGCAGATCCCCTACTGGCCCGGCAGCCCCTACGGCGGCAACGATCACAACAGCATGACGGACGGCGACCGCCACAACTGGGACGTGTGGCACGGTGCCAGCCCGCGTAAGTTTGGCGAGGAGCCGAAGGTCGATTACAGCGCCGAAGGTGTCTCCTACCGCCGCTACGCGAACGACACCGCGCGCTTCGTCAGCGAGTTCGGGATGCACGCCGCGCCGGTCTTCGAGACGCTGCGCCGCAACATCCCCGCCGACCAGCTTTACCACCACAGTCCGTCGATGGACCACCACAACAAGGACAACCCCAAGAACAAGGGCGACCGGCTGATGGAAGGCGTCACCGGGGTGCCCAAGGATCTGGACGAGTACATCGACTTCAGCATGATCGCGCAGGCCGAAGGGCTGAAGTTCGGGATCGAGCACTTCCGCCGCCGCAAGCCGCACTGTTCCGGCACGCTGTTCTGGCAGTTGAACGACTGCTGGCCGGTGCTGAGCTGGAGTGTGGTGGACTACTACGGCTTCGGCAAGGCGGGCTACTTCTACGCCAAGCGCGTTTACGCCCCGGTGCTGGCCTCGTTCAAGGCGCTGGACGACGGCAGCGTGGAGCTGTGGATCACCAACGACCGGCTGGCCGCGCTGGACGACACCGTGACCATCCGCCTGCGCGCTTTCGACGGGCAGACATTCTGGCAGCGTGAAGAAGCGGTGTCGCTAGAGCCGAACAGCAGCGCGTGCGTGGTCCGGCTGGCCGCCGAGAATCTCGCCGCCGGGCCGGATCGCTACCTCAGCGTGCAGTCGGCAAGCGGGCTGTTCCCGGCCAACCGCCACTTCTTCGTGCCGATCATGGACCTTCAGCGCGACGCGCTGCCTGTCTCGGTGACGGTCGAGGCGGTGGACGAGCACACGCTGAACGTCCACATCAGCGCCGACAAATATGCGTATTTCGTGAACCTGAGCGTGCCGCATGAAGGCACCGCGTTCAGCGACAACTACTTCGACCTGGAACCGGGCGAGCAGCGCACGATCACGGTCACCAACGCGAACGTTCCACTGAGGCCGGATATGCTGACCGTAAAATCGCGGTAA